Proteins found in one Desulfovibrio sp. genomic segment:
- a CDS encoding TraR/DksA family transcriptional regulator, giving the protein MDVFDQATELERLDRESALMRARAAVDRGGPEWINGVACCRECGDPIPAKRLEALPGVGLCRACQEEREGSRD; this is encoded by the coding sequence ATGGACGTTTTTGACCAGGCTACCGAGCTGGAGCGCCTTGACCGCGAATCAGCCCTCATGCGGGCCCGTGCCGCGGTGGATCGCGGCGGCCCGGAATGGATCAATGGCGTTGCCTGCTGCCGTGAATGCGGCGACCCCATCCCCGCCAAGCGCCTTGAAGCGCTGCCCGGCGTTGGTCTGTGTCGCGCCTGCCAGGAAGAACGCGAAGGCAGCCGCGACTAA
- a CDS encoding inorganic phosphate transporter, translating into MFDIPVLLALIVLVALVFDFTNGAHDCANAIATVVSTKVVTPRFAVGAAALLNLGGALLGTEVAKTLGSGIVLPQVVEGSHVLVLAALVGAITWNCITWYFGIPSSSSHALIGGLIGAAVADAGFSALNAKGIWDKVLVPLVASPLAGYAMGFCCMWIIYWICGNIHRRKVNASFRRLQLLSAALMATSHGLNDAQKTMGIVTLALMIFGKIDTVEVPLWVKFSCAGAMALGTAVGGWKIVKTMGHRIFKLEPVHGFAAESSAALVITGASLMGAPVSTTHTISACIFGVGSSKRLSAVRWNVAANLVTAWVLTLPAAAGVGFVSYWLLHFIWN; encoded by the coding sequence ATGTTTGATATCCCCGTGCTGCTGGCGCTCATTGTGCTGGTGGCCCTGGTGTTCGACTTCACCAATGGTGCGCACGACTGCGCCAACGCCATTGCCACCGTGGTTTCCACCAAGGTGGTGACGCCGCGTTTTGCGGTGGGCGCAGCGGCCCTGCTCAATCTGGGCGGGGCATTGCTTGGTACTGAAGTGGCAAAAACACTGGGAAGCGGCATTGTTTTGCCGCAGGTGGTGGAGGGCAGCCATGTGCTCGTGCTTGCCGCCCTGGTGGGAGCCATCACCTGGAACTGCATAACCTGGTATTTCGGCATCCCTTCATCGTCGTCTCACGCCCTGATTGGCGGGCTTATCGGCGCCGCCGTGGCAGATGCGGGCTTCAGCGCACTGAACGCCAAGGGCATCTGGGACAAGGTGCTGGTGCCCCTTGTGGCCTCGCCCCTGGCTGGCTACGCAATGGGTTTTTGCTGCATGTGGATCATTTACTGGATCTGTGGAAATATACACCGCCGTAAGGTCAATGCCTCGTTCCGGCGTCTGCAACTGCTGTCAGCCGCGCTTATGGCCACCAGTCACGGCCTCAACGATGCCCAGAAGACCATGGGCATAGTCACCCTGGCCCTGATGATTTTTGGCAAGATCGACACAGTGGAAGTGCCGCTGTGGGTCAAGTTTTCCTGCGCCGGGGCCATGGCTCTTGGCACCGCCGTTGGCGGCTGGAAAATTGTTAAGACAATGGGACACCGTATTTTCAAGCTGGAGCCGGTGCACGGCTTTGCTGCGGAAAGCTCCGCCGCTCTGGTCATCACCGGCGCATCCCTCATGGGTGCCCCGGTCAGCACCACGCACACCATATCTGCCTGCATTTTTGGTGTGGGGTCTTCCAAAAGGCTTTCAGCAGTGCGCTGGAATGTGGCCGCAAATCTGGTGACCGCATGGGTGCTCACCTTGCCCGCTGCGGCGGGCGTAGGGTTTGTTTCCTACTGGCTGCTGCATTTTATCTGGAATTGA
- a CDS encoding DUF47 family protein — MFPALLPKSAPFFAMLNEQNDLLRRMSALLVNMLEDVSNMDHVHKEIAFLEEEADLLHSKIIRALSQTFITPIDREDILRINQEQEECMDCLHSLSTRLHIFEFASIRFPALQMARTISAMLDLTYEMLAGLANRRDCHKTRVFRGLRSECDMVLAVGLAELMDEHQELTSKALMRVLKWSQAYERMNILLEQVNALAETIEEAVLKNV, encoded by the coding sequence ATGTTTCCTGCTCTACTGCCCAAATCCGCTCCGTTTTTTGCCATGCTCAACGAGCAGAATGATCTGCTGCGCCGCATGTCCGCCCTGTTGGTAAACATGCTGGAAGATGTTTCCAACATGGATCACGTGCACAAGGAAATCGCCTTTCTGGAAGAAGAGGCCGACCTGCTGCACAGCAAGATCATCCGGGCGCTTTCCCAGACGTTCATCACGCCCATTGACCGCGAGGACATCCTGCGCATCAACCAGGAACAGGAAGAGTGCATGGACTGCCTGCACAGCCTGAGCACGCGGCTACATATTTTTGAATTTGCCTCAATCCGTTTTCCCGCCTTGCAGATGGCGCGCACCATCAGCGCCATGCTTGATCTGACCTATGAGATGCTCGCTGGCCTCGCCAATCGGCGCGACTGTCACAAAACCCGTGTTTTCCGCGGCCTGCGTAGCGAATGCGACATGGTGCTGGCCGTGGGCCTGGCGGAACTGATGGACGAACATCAGGAACTGACCAGCAAGGCCCTCATGCGGGTGCTCAAGTGGAGTCAGGCCTATGAGCGCATGAACATCCTGCTTGAACAGGTAAATGCGCTGGCGGAAACCATTGAAGAAGCGGTGCTGAAAAATGTTTGA
- a CDS encoding pseudouridine synthase: MSNETPPVSCAEAQQATEKQFEASNADMVGQRLDYALTLLLPQMGLRGRKRSIESGQVLVNGRSCTAAQRLRRGDVVSLAEVPDAAQQAQSALVEAPTTGAYPTGANIDTLPRLLERQGEFCFFYKPVGLHTAALTGGRGHSLESMLPQLLAGQGCTEADPQDGGDMSATVVAPQLMQRLDCGTSGIVCAALSPQAAKAFRLAEAAGHCEKRYIALLAGRLEDDFTATFALRTDKRCKSRVLEREAGCTRWTKFTPLHYFEGDDLPQLNLTRDSQFHRVGLTLAGCRIRRGARHQIRAHAAAVGHPLWNDPLYADKDSEAETQTSHGTFYLHHGCLLLPGVSCVMPPPWSFLPHAVARQVLEWLTSAN, translated from the coding sequence GTGAGCAATGAAACTCCCCCCGTATCCTGCGCCGAGGCGCAACAAGCGACTGAAAAACAGTTCGAAGCGTCCAATGCAGACATGGTCGGCCAGAGGCTGGACTATGCCCTGACCTTGCTGCTGCCGCAGATGGGCCTGCGAGGGCGCAAACGCAGCATTGAAAGTGGTCAGGTGCTCGTCAATGGGCGTTCCTGCACGGCGGCCCAACGTTTGCGCAGAGGGGATGTGGTTTCTTTGGCTGAGGTGCCGGACGCGGCGCAGCAAGCCCAGAGTGCCCTTGTTGAAGCGCCCACAACTGGCGCATACCCCACAGGTGCGAATATTGACACTTTGCCGCGTCTTTTGGAGCGGCAGGGCGAGTTCTGCTTTTTTTACAAGCCCGTGGGCCTGCACACTGCCGCTTTGACAGGCGGCAGAGGGCACAGCCTGGAGAGCATGCTGCCACAATTGCTGGCAGGGCAGGGCTGCACGGAGGCTGATCCCCAAGATGGCGGGGATATGAGTGCGACGGTTGTGGCCCCTCAGTTGATGCAACGCCTTGATTGCGGCACTTCTGGCATTGTGTGTGCGGCGCTTTCCCCGCAGGCGGCCAAGGCATTTCGCCTGGCCGAGGCTGCTGGCCACTGTGAAAAGCGGTATATTGCCCTCTTGGCCGGGCGGCTGGAAGATGATTTTACCGCGACCTTTGCCCTGCGCACTGACAAACGCTGCAAAAGCCGCGTGCTTGAACGCGAAGCAGGCTGCACGCGCTGGACGAAATTTACCCCCCTGCATTATTTTGAAGGGGATGACCTGCCGCAGCTGAACCTCACAAGGGATTCCCAATTTCACCGCGTTGGGCTGACACTGGCCGGGTGCCGCATCCGGCGTGGCGCGCGCCACCAAATCCGTGCGCATGCCGCCGCTGTGGGGCACCCCCTGTGGAACGATCCCCTCTACGCAGACAAAGATTCCGAAGCCGAAACTCAAACATCCCACGGCACGTTCTATCTGCACCACGGCTGCCTGCTGCTGCCGGGGGTAAGCTGCGTCATGCCCCCGCCCTGGTCTTTTTTGCCACACGCTGTCGCCCGGCAGGTTTTGGAGTGGCTGACATCTGCCAATTAA
- a CDS encoding GAK system CofD-like protein → MSESASLFCFPPLGPRLVFFTGGTALRDLSRELIHYTHNSVHLVTPFDSGGSSAALRRSFAMPAVGDIRNRLLALADSAVVPASVMDFCASRLPEQSAECNDPHELRQQLRAMGNGAHPAWAAMPSLFADALRLHLNFFLQRMPEDFDPFRACLGNLILAGGYLHHKRVFGPVLAFLSRLLQTRGVVLPIVSESLHLAAELEDGSLVVGQHRFKNLSGAVRRLFLTVHEPDRGAEQAEKLQTPCRPPLAPASVAYLRSAAAICYPMGSFYTSVLANLLPQNVGRAVAAVQCPKIFIPNTGTDAELHGLTVAGQTAMILRHLREDAPDAPTEALLQAVLVDARNGRYEGGLDAGERDALAQLGVRLVEKHMVYENDPQRHVPELTAKALLEIVPGSSVTL, encoded by the coding sequence GTGAGCGAAAGTGCTTCGCTGTTCTGCTTTCCTCCGCTTGGTCCCAGACTGGTTTTTTTTACGGGCGGCACGGCTCTGCGCGATCTGAGCCGTGAACTGATCCACTACACCCACAATTCCGTTCATCTCGTCACGCCCTTTGATTCCGGCGGCAGCTCTGCGGCCCTGCGCCGCAGCTTTGCCATGCCAGCCGTGGGCGACATTCGCAACCGTCTGCTGGCACTGGCCGACAGCGCGGTTGTGCCCGCCTCGGTCATGGATTTCTGCGCCAGCAGGCTGCCGGAGCAGTCGGCCGAATGCAACGATCCGCACGAACTTCGCCAACAATTGCGCGCCATGGGCAACGGGGCGCATCCCGCATGGGCGGCAATGCCGTCGCTGTTTGCAGATGCCCTGCGCCTGCATCTCAATTTTTTTCTGCAACGCATGCCCGAAGATTTTGATCCCTTCCGCGCCTGTCTGGGGAATCTGATTCTGGCCGGGGGCTACCTGCACCACAAGCGGGTGTTTGGGCCGGTCTTGGCTTTTCTCAGTCGCTTGCTGCAAACGCGCGGCGTGGTACTGCCCATTGTGAGCGAAAGCCTGCATCTGGCGGCAGAGCTGGAAGACGGCTCCCTTGTGGTGGGCCAGCATCGCTTTAAAAATCTTAGCGGCGCTGTGCGGCGGCTGTTCCTCACGGTGCACGAGCCTGACCGGGGAGCCGAGCAGGCAGAAAAATTGCAAACGCCTTGCCGTCCGCCTCTGGCCCCGGCCTCGGTGGCCTATTTGCGGTCGGCTGCGGCCATTTGCTATCCCATGGGCAGCTTTTACACCAGCGTGCTTGCCAATTTGTTGCCACAGAATGTGGGGCGTGCCGTGGCTGCCGTTCAGTGCCCGAAAATTTTTATTCCCAATACCGGAACAGACGCCGAGCTACACGGCCTGACCGTGGCAGGGCAGACAGCCATGATTTTGCGGCATCTGCGCGAAGACGCCCCCGATGCCCCCACCGAGGCCCTGTTGCAGGCCGTGCTTGTTGATGCACGTAATGGCCGCTATGAGGGAGGGCTGGATGCTGGCGAACGTGACGCCCTCGCCCAACTGGGTGTGCGGCTGGTAGAAAAACATATGGTGTATGAAAATGATCCGCAGCGCCATGTGCCGGAATTAACCGCCAAAGCCCTGCTGGAGATTGTTCCCGGCAGTTCGGTGACCCTGTGA
- a CDS encoding 3'-5' exonuclease has translation MDMDVLRRRLSCEEINAMPLFHYEGPVQVIRTLEDWKNALPDLRSTDLLGFDTETRPSFRKGRRNFPALIQLATANAVYLVQLAFLPFGPHVVEVLANPDQVKAGVGIRDDMRDLGRLHDFEPAGLVDLGGVARAHKMPSQGLRTLAANFFGWRISKGSQCSNWSLMELTPRQIAYAATDAWIGRLIFLRMCEMGLIPSCRSTCDVAPCSDALTAGSAV, from the coding sequence ATGGATATGGACGTTTTGCGCCGCAGGCTGAGTTGCGAAGAAATCAACGCCATGCCCCTTTTTCATTACGAGGGGCCTGTGCAGGTTATTCGCACCCTTGAGGATTGGAAAAACGCGCTGCCGGATCTGCGATCCACAGACCTGCTGGGATTTGATACGGAAACACGGCCTTCCTTTCGCAAGGGACGCCGCAATTTCCCGGCTTTGATCCAGCTTGCCACGGCCAATGCCGTGTATCTGGTGCAGTTGGCCTTTTTGCCGTTCGGGCCACATGTGGTCGAAGTTCTGGCAAATCCCGATCAGGTCAAGGCTGGCGTGGGCATCCGCGACGATATGCGCGATCTTGGGCGCCTGCATGACTTTGAGCCAGCGGGGCTGGTGGATCTTGGCGGTGTGGCACGCGCGCACAAAATGCCCAGTCAGGGCTTGCGAACTCTTGCGGCCAATTTTTTTGGCTGGCGTATTTCAAAGGGCTCGCAGTGTTCAAACTGGAGCCTCATGGAACTGACCCCGCGTCAAATTGCCTACGCCGCCACAGATGCCTGGATCGGACGGCTGATTTTTTTGCGTATGTGCGAAATGGGGCTCATTCCCTCCTGTCGCAGCACCTGTGATGTTGCGCCGTGCAGCGATGCCCTAACAGCGGGGAGCGCCGTGTGA
- the mnmE gene encoding tRNA uridine-5-carboxymethylaminomethyl(34) synthesis GTPase MnmE, translating into METAVQTDRDDTIAAIATPPGAGGIGIVRLSGPRAKEVLARMFLPLSAQVENFHPWLLHRGRVLDWNGEALDDALAVFMPGPRTFTGEDVAEIHSHGGPFLVQAVLESALCHGARQAERGEFSRRAFVNGRMDLSQAEAVAELIAAPSREALRYGLNRLEGVLGRRTAELREELEMLRAQMCLAVDFPDEEVEGMEPAALCEVLDRVMLAVRRLLAGSRRAQIVQQGAVVVLAGAVNAGKSSLLNALLGRERALVTDIPGTTRDFLEETCNFDGLPVRLTDTAGLRQAEETVEQLGVTRSREKVSQADLVVLVLDGGLLGEEGAAADACPDPAASEVLDSVGDTSLIVVWNKCDICMPKVFPPRWIGARTCCAVSALSDTYVEELATMLRSVLLGGGSDTAPEDGLAPNARQSMALEKALKELEGLRADVVAGQPYDCCAVRLDMAAAHLGEVTGLSSPAEVLNSIFAQFCIGK; encoded by the coding sequence ATGGAAACAGCAGTGCAGACAGATCGCGACGACACCATCGCCGCCATTGCAACCCCTCCCGGTGCCGGAGGGATTGGCATCGTGCGCCTTTCTGGCCCTCGGGCCAAGGAAGTTCTTGCCCGTATGTTTCTGCCCCTTTCAGCACAGGTGGAAAATTTCCATCCCTGGCTTTTACACCGGGGCCGCGTGCTGGACTGGAACGGCGAGGCGCTGGATGATGCCCTGGCTGTTTTTATGCCTGGGCCGCGTACCTTTACTGGTGAAGACGTAGCCGAGATTCACAGCCACGGTGGCCCTTTTCTGGTGCAGGCAGTGCTTGAAAGCGCGCTGTGCCACGGGGCGCGGCAGGCTGAACGCGGCGAATTTTCGCGCCGCGCCTTTGTCAACGGACGTATGGATCTGAGCCAGGCAGAAGCTGTGGCCGAACTCATTGCGGCCCCCTCTCGCGAAGCTCTGCGCTATGGTCTCAACCGTCTGGAAGGCGTTCTTGGTCGGCGCACTGCCGAATTGCGCGAAGAACTGGAAATGCTGCGCGCCCAGATGTGCCTTGCCGTGGATTTTCCTGACGAAGAAGTTGAAGGGATGGAGCCAGCCGCGCTCTGTGAAGTTCTCGACAGGGTCATGCTGGCTGTGCGGCGGTTGCTGGCCGGGAGCAGACGGGCCCAAATCGTGCAACAGGGCGCTGTAGTTGTGCTGGCTGGCGCGGTGAATGCCGGCAAGTCCAGCCTTCTCAATGCGCTGCTAGGGCGCGAGCGCGCGCTTGTGACCGATATCCCCGGCACAACGCGTGATTTTCTGGAAGAAACATGCAATTTTGACGGTCTGCCCGTACGCCTGACAGATACTGCAGGCCTGCGACAGGCTGAAGAAACCGTCGAGCAGCTTGGCGTAACGCGCAGCCGCGAAAAAGTTTCTCAGGCTGATCTTGTTGTTCTTGTGCTTGATGGCGGCCTCCTGGGCGAGGAAGGTGCGGCGGCAGATGCCTGCCCGGACCCTGCGGCCAGCGAGGTTCTTGATTCTGTGGGCGACACGTCCCTGATCGTGGTGTGGAACAAATGTGACATTTGCATGCCAAAAGTGTTCCCTCCCCGCTGGATTGGTGCGCGAACCTGTTGCGCAGTGAGCGCACTTTCCGATACATATGTCGAAGAGCTTGCAACCATGTTGCGGTCTGTGCTGCTTGGGGGCGGCTCGGATACCGCGCCGGAAGACGGCCTTGCGCCCAACGCAAGGCAATCCATGGCGCTGGAAAAGGCTTTGAAAGAACTTGAAGGGCTGCGTGCTGATGTTGTTGCAGGGCAGCCTTACGATTGTTGCGCGGTCAGACTCGACATGGCCGCTGCTCATCTGGGGGAAGTGACCGGGCTTTCCAGCCCGGCTGAAGTGCTTAACAGCATATTTGCCCAATTCTGCATTGGTAAGTAA
- a CDS encoding protein jag codes for MEGFKEFQGKDLDSAIEEACGYFNTAREKLEIEIVQDAKSGIFGIVGARKAKVRARRVQLRETMESILGRKNGEGAPAPAPSAGQTAAASESSGAVEQRKNGGNRQEQTPTVSPESSAQAAPKAPVAPSAPEVPAEKGRGDGRDRQQEARPQRNQQDDRRNQQDDRRNRGRNRKPQPLDAFESEEELDAAINGNVLDKPADRPADRPFDRRGERNGKPERNGGKPSGRNPRNDRGRDRTGRNAEGGEGVEAGNPSETSAREARGRRNDSRPDNRSDNRSDNRGNGRAEARSAQRENYRPERAPRPDAPVEGLEDDFEAAGEGLPVTPLEQLDAAKLEALVDETVRKLIRPIAGDGVGITVKIGGGRVYVGIDCDEDSGLLIGREGQTLAALQYMISRIVSRGMNAAVRVQLDAGEYRRRQDEKLREMALALADKVRQSGRSYSTRPLSSYHRRIVHVCLQEAVDVQTRSTGDGPMKRVVIMRRKGERA; via the coding sequence ATGGAAGGGTTTAAGGAATTCCAGGGAAAGGATCTCGACAGCGCCATAGAAGAAGCCTGCGGCTACTTCAATACAGCGCGCGAAAAGCTCGAGATTGAAATAGTGCAGGACGCCAAGTCCGGCATATTCGGCATCGTGGGGGCACGCAAGGCCAAGGTTCGGGCAAGGCGCGTGCAGCTGCGCGAAACAATGGAAAGCATTCTGGGCAGAAAGAATGGCGAGGGGGCTCCGGCCCCTGCGCCGTCTGCCGGGCAGACCGCAGCCGCGAGTGAGAGCTCCGGGGCTGTGGAGCAACGCAAAAACGGCGGCAACCGGCAGGAGCAAACACCTACGGTTTCACCTGAGTCTTCTGCCCAGGCAGCGCCCAAGGCTCCTGTGGCTCCCAGCGCTCCGGAAGTCCCGGCCGAAAAGGGGCGGGGAGATGGGCGCGATCGCCAGCAGGAGGCCCGTCCTCAGCGCAACCAACAAGACGATAGACGCAACCAGCAGGATGACAGGCGCAACCGGGGCCGCAACCGCAAGCCGCAGCCTCTGGACGCTTTTGAGAGTGAAGAAGAGCTGGACGCAGCCATTAATGGCAATGTGCTGGATAAACCCGCAGACCGGCCCGCAGACCGCCCCTTTGACCGCCGGGGCGAGCGTAACGGCAAGCCTGAGAGAAATGGCGGCAAACCCTCCGGCAGAAATCCCAGAAACGACCGGGGCCGCGACCGTACAGGCAGAAATGCCGAAGGCGGCGAGGGCGTGGAGGCGGGTAATCCCTCCGAGACTTCTGCGCGTGAAGCCAGAGGGCGGCGCAATGATTCCCGGCCTGACAATCGTTCAGACAACCGCTCCGACAACAGGGGCAACGGCAGGGCAGAGGCCCGTTCTGCCCAACGCGAGAATTACCGCCCAGAGCGCGCGCCGCGACCTGACGCGCCAGTTGAGGGGCTGGAAGATGATTTTGAAGCCGCAGGCGAGGGTTTGCCGGTTACTCCTCTGGAGCAGCTTGACGCCGCAAAGCTCGAAGCCCTTGTGGATGAAACCGTGCGCAAGCTCATCCGGCCCATTGCAGGGGACGGCGTGGGCATCACCGTCAAGATCGGCGGCGGCAGGGTTTATGTGGGCATTGATTGCGATGAAGACTCCGGCCTTCTGATTGGTCGTGAGGGGCAGACCCTGGCCGCCCTGCAATACATGATATCGCGCATTGTTTCGCGCGGCATGAATGCAGCCGTGCGGGTGCAGCTTGACGCCGGGGAATATCGCCGCCGTCAGGATGAAAAGCTGCGCGAGATGGCTCTGGCTCTTGCAGACAAGGTGCGCCAGAGCGGGCGCTCTTACTCCACAAGGCCGCTTTCTTCGTACCATCGGCGTATTGTGCACGTGTGCCTGCAAGAGGCCGTGGACGTGCAGACCCGTAGTACGGGCGATGGCCCGATGAAGCGCGTGGTCATCATGCGCAGAAAGGGAGAACGCGCCTAG
- the yidC gene encoding membrane protein insertase YidC, with the protein MQDGKNLIIAILLCLVVIVGWSYVSEYMGWVRKPDPAIVAQQQQAAQQQQAQQAVATAQQAMPVFTPAPGRDLTVNSPLYEAVFHTGGGALRSFKLKQYQTGLAVDSPLVNLVDPTTAAVAPLGLVVNSQPSWSTGQWSVEGNENGLNIGAGQQGVLRFDGEVDSLRVIREMTFSSDTYLIREKIRVVNTTDQARSVRVSYTVAADASNAAGGRYDAMRLAWDNDGSLGEESSPKTLETTGAQVAGKIYWAGTMSTYFLAAVLPGDTSNVTVKGRMQQNVFRAAIEEPEVMLGPGQERELTVSYWVGPKERAKLAAVSDQLAKSIDLGMFHVIAKGLLWLLEFFQKYVNNWGVAIILLTVLIKALFWPLTAKSYASMEKMKKLQPHMVAIREKHKDNKELMNKEVMALYKTYGVNPASGCVPILIQMPVFFGLYQALLTSIELRHAPFITYLPGTDIIWLADLSAKDPFYITPIVMGLTMFIQQKMSPPATDPTQQKIMMFLPLIFTAMFLSFPSGLVVYWLVNNILSIAQQRMMAKKFSTSVAK; encoded by the coding sequence ATGCAAGACGGAAAAAATCTGATCATCGCCATCCTTTTGTGCCTCGTCGTTATTGTGGGCTGGAGTTACGTGTCCGAGTATATGGGCTGGGTCCGCAAGCCTGATCCGGCCATTGTTGCCCAGCAACAGCAGGCTGCACAGCAGCAGCAGGCACAGCAGGCCGTCGCAACCGCGCAACAGGCCATGCCCGTATTCACGCCCGCCCCGGGCCGCGACCTCACGGTCAACTCCCCCCTCTATGAAGCCGTTTTTCACACTGGCGGCGGCGCGCTGCGCTCCTTCAAGCTCAAGCAGTATCAGACTGGTCTTGCGGTAGATTCTCCGCTGGTCAACCTCGTTGACCCCACGACCGCCGCGGTTGCCCCTCTGGGCCTTGTGGTGAACAGCCAGCCTTCGTGGAGCACTGGTCAGTGGTCCGTGGAAGGCAATGAAAATGGTCTGAACATTGGTGCCGGACAGCAAGGCGTGCTGCGCTTTGACGGCGAAGTGGACAGCCTGCGCGTTATCCGCGAAATGACCTTCAGCTCCGATACCTATCTTATCCGCGAAAAAATCCGCGTGGTGAACACCACGGATCAGGCCCGCAGCGTTCGCGTCAGCTACACTGTGGCCGCCGATGCCAGCAATGCCGCTGGCGGCCGTTACGATGCCATGCGTCTTGCCTGGGACAACGATGGAAGCCTTGGCGAAGAATCTTCGCCCAAGACGCTTGAAACCACTGGCGCGCAGGTTGCTGGCAAGATTTACTGGGCTGGCACCATGAGCACCTACTTTCTTGCTGCGGTGCTGCCCGGCGACACGAGCAACGTGACCGTCAAGGGCCGCATGCAGCAGAACGTGTTTCGCGCCGCCATTGAAGAACCTGAAGTGATGCTCGGCCCCGGTCAGGAGCGCGAGCTTACGGTTTCTTACTGGGTTGGGCCCAAGGAACGCGCCAAGCTCGCCGCGGTTTCTGACCAGCTTGCCAAGAGTATTGACCTCGGTATGTTCCATGTGATCGCCAAGGGCTTGCTGTGGCTGCTTGAATTTTTCCAGAAGTACGTGAACAACTGGGGCGTGGCCATCATTTTGCTGACGGTTCTCATCAAGGCCCTGTTCTGGCCCCTTACGGCCAAGAGCTACGCCTCCATGGAAAAGATGAAGAAGCTTCAGCCGCACATGGTTGCTATCCGCGAGAAGCACAAGGACAACAAGGAGCTCATGAACAAGGAAGTCATGGCGCTCTACAAGACCTACGGGGTCAATCCGGCCAGCGGCTGTGTGCCCATTCTTATCCAGATGCCCGTGTTCTTTGGCCTGTATCAGGCCCTGCTCACGTCCATCGAGTTGCGCCACGCGCCCTTTATCACCTATCTGCCCGGCACCGACATCATTTGGCTGGCTGACCTTTCGGCCAAAGACCCGTTCTACATCACGCCCATCGTCATGGGCCTGACCATGTTTATCCAGCAGAAAATGAGCCCCCCGGCCACTGACCCCACCCAGCAGAAGATCATGATGTTCCTGCCGCTAATCTTCACCGCCATGTTCCTGAGCTTCCCCTCGGGCCTTGTGGTGTACTGGCTGGTCAATAACATCCTGTCCATTGCGCAGCAGAGGATGATGGCGAAGAAGTTCTCTACATCCGTAGCGAAGTAG
- the yidD gene encoding membrane protein insertion efficiency factor YidD, whose translation MSHLLRNLCILPIRVYQLCISPVLPPACRFYPTCSAYAAEAIMTHGIFRGGWLALKRLARCHPWGGSGYDPVPPPRRPRDVPPLSQE comes from the coding sequence ATGAGTCATTTGCTGCGTAATCTGTGCATATTACCCATACGCGTTTACCAGCTTTGCATCTCGCCAGTGCTTCCCCCCGCCTGTCGGTTTTATCCCACCTGTTCCGCCTATGCCGCAGAGGCCATCATGACCCACGGCATATTCCGGGGCGGCTGGCTTGCGCTCAAGCGTCTTGCCCGCTGCCATCCCTGGGGCGGTTCAGGCTATGATCCTGTTCCACCACCAAGACGTCCCCGTGACGTCCCGCCACTGTCCCAGGAGTGA
- the rnpA gene encoding ribonuclease P protein component: MNQNGLPQHLRIRRRAEFVACYERGRRLHTEHFLVFVLSGNSPGLAARTGMAVSRKVGNAVVRNRVKRLLREFYRLHRSDLPKEADIVTVAKKHAGEAALDLASVAAELLPLMRRVVRREPGRPALDGLP, from the coding sequence ATGAATCAGAATGGTCTGCCGCAGCACCTGCGGATACGCCGAAGGGCGGAATTCGTAGCGTGCTATGAGCGGGGCAGGCGTCTGCATACCGAGCATTTCCTTGTTTTTGTGCTGTCGGGCAATAGTCCCGGTCTAGCTGCGCGCACTGGCATGGCTGTTTCCCGCAAGGTAGGCAATGCTGTTGTGCGCAATCGCGTCAAAAGGCTGCTGAGGGAATTTTATCGCCTGCACCGCAGCGATTTGCCCAAGGAAGCTGACATCGTTACCGTTGCTAAAAAGCATGCCGGAGAGGCTGCGCTGGATTTGGCCAGCGTAGCCGCCGAGCTTTTGCCGCTGATGCGGCGCGTGGTTCGGCGAGAGCCGGGCCGTCCGGCATTGGATGGGCTGCCATGA
- the rpmH gene encoding 50S ribosomal protein L34, whose translation MKRTYQPSKIRRARTHGFRTRMATPSGRAIIRRRRAKGRKVLSA comes from the coding sequence ATGAAAAGAACATATCAGCCGAGCAAAATCAGAAGGGCCCGCACTCACGGGTTCCGCACCCGCATGGCCACCCCCAGCGGGCGCGCCATCATCCGCCGTCGCCGCGCCAAGGGCCGTAAGGTTCTGAGCGCCTAG